From the Manihot esculenta cultivar AM560-2 chromosome 3, M.esculenta_v8, whole genome shotgun sequence genome, one window contains:
- the LOC110607973 gene encoding eukaryotic translation initiation factor 3 subunit E, which translates to MVDYAMDIHKSLYHTEDVPQDMIERRAEVVARLKALEEGAAPLVAFLQNANAVQELRADKQYCLQMLNDRFQIGPKQIEALYQYAKFQFECGNYSGVADYLYQYRALCTNSERSLSALWGKLVAEILMQNWDIALEELNRLKEIIDSKSFSSPLNQIQSRIWLMHWSLFIFFNHDNGRTQIIDLFNQDKYLNAIQTNGPHLLRYLSTAFMVNKRRRPQFKDFIKVDVIVILNDPFLGKRVEDNNFSTVPMRDEFLENARLFIFETYCRIHQRINIF; encoded by the exons ATGGTCGATTATGCCATGGATATCCACAAGAGCCTCTACCACACTGAAGACGTCCCTCAAG ATATGATTGAGAGGAGAGCTGAAGTCGTAGCGAGATTGAAGGCCCTAGAGGAGGGGGCGGCCCCTCTTGTGGCATTTTTGCAGAATGCAAACGCCGTGCAGGAGTTGCGAGCGGACAAACAGTACTGTCTTCAGATGCTTAATGACCGCTTCCAG ATTGGTCCAAAGCAGATTGAGGCACTATATCAGTATGCCAAATTTCAGTTTGAATGTGGAAACTACTCTGGTGTAGCTGACTACCTGTATCAATACAGGGCCTTGTGCACTAACAGTGAAAGGAGTCTGAGTGCACTGTGGGGGAAGTTGGTAGCTGAGATATTGATGCAAAACTGGGATATTGCTCTTGAAGAACTTAATAGGTTGAAAGAAATAATTGATTCAAAG AGTTTCTCGTCACCATTAAATCAGATACAAAGTCGAATATGGTTGATGCATTGGagtcttttcatctttttcaaTCATGACAATGGAAGAACACAGATTATTGATTTGTTTAATCAGGACAA gTATCTCAATGCCATTCAAACGAATGGTCCCCATCTTTTGAGATACCTATCAACTGCATTCATGGTCAACAAAAGGAGACGACCCCAATTCAAAGACTTTATAAAAGTAGATGTAATC GTGATTTTAAATGATCCATTCCTTGGAAAACGAGTTGAAGACAACAACTTTTCTACTGTGCCTATGAGAGATGAGTTCCTTGAAAATGCTCGCCTATTTATCTTTGAGACTTATTGCCGTATACATCAACGTATTAACATCTTTTGA
- the LOC110607972 gene encoding eukaryotic translation initiation factor 3 subunit E-like, translated as MVNKSRRPQFKDFIKVDVIVILNDPFLGKRVEDINFSTVPMRDEFLENARLFIFETYCRIHQCINMGVLAEKLNLNYEEAERWIVNLIRNSKLDAKIDSQSGTVIMEPNQPNVYEQLIDHTKAISGRTYKLVGQLLEHAQAQAAR; from the exons ATGGTCAACAAAAGTAGACGACCCCAATTCAAAGACTTTATAAAAGTAGATGTAATC GTGATTTTAAATGATCCATTCCTAGGAAAACGAGTTGAAGACATCAACTTTTCTACTGTGCCTATGAGAGATGAGTTCCTTGAAAATGCTCGCCTATTTATCTTTGAGACTTATTGTCGTATACATCAATGTATTAACATGGG AGTCCTTGCTGAGAAATTGAACCTGAATTATGAGGAGGCCGAGAGATGGATTGTAAATCTTATTAGAAACTCAAAGCTTGATGCTAAGATTGATTCACAATCAGGAACTGTTATCATGGAGCCTAATCAGCCCAATGT GTATGAACAGTTGATAGATCACACCAAGGCAATATCGGGCCGTACTTACAAATTAGTCGGTCAACTTTTAGAACATGCACAGGCACAAGCTGCACGATGA